A window of Cryptomeria japonica chromosome 3, Sugi_1.0, whole genome shotgun sequence contains these coding sequences:
- the LOC131047886 gene encoding translocase of chloroplast 108, chloroplastic, with amino-acid sequence MCRESQSYVGMEVLAEWLPFLTSARHASSDGRFSTAGSSNEDDLHDLNTSNDGFADDQGISISTYPSSLESSVVNIDCGFDPVQAPRENGHASPLASPIADKKEDTQGKIQNIRIKFLRILHRLDQTPYNVVVDQVLYRLGVAEQIGGRDGFPFGYDTASEMAEQQEAAGQEDLDFTCTILVLGKTGVGKSATINSIFDEFKAETDAFQPVTKEVKEIVGTIYGIKVRIIDTPGLMSSSSDYHKNKAIMSSVKKFLRKHPPDIVLYLDRLDLQNDDYSDFLLLKIITETFGAAIWFNAILVLTHSSSDPPDGTDRAPLSYEMFVAHRSHPLQHLIRQAAGDMRLTLPVSLVENCLSSHSNGVNESIITSKEVWKAHLLLLCFASKVLGEANAILKLKGSIPGRQYDVNSSAPSLPYLLSSLLQSRSQPHIPYEQGGDEGELYEGLEELFDSEGEDEYDRLTPFKPLSKSELSNLSKDQRRAYFSELEYREKLFQKRQWKEELRRQKAKKSEPQCNKDELGETDEGSTRGEVAVAMPDIPLPPSFQSDNPTYRYRYLDTPDQWLVRPVLNPTGWDHDCGYDGVNAEKMFVIGKFNTASISGQILKDKLETNIQLDCVGSLKHGDGKVTSAGLDVQTVGKNQTYTLHTKTNFSYFKGNKILGGFALALLQDTLAAGMQLEDRVMIGKRWKFILNGCTMMGCGDVACGLSLEGTLRDKDYPIGQSITKMSLSIIDWHGDLAIGANMQSQFSLGRNLMMLTQAKLNSSGSGQVCIRASSSQHLHMALIGMIPLIKSIMAAKRSDFS; translated from the coding sequence GGATATCTATCTCAACATATCCTTCCAGCCTGGAATCTTCTGTTGTAAATATAGATtgtggttttgatcctgtgcaagCTCCCAGAGAAAATGGGCATGCTTCACCATTGGCATCTCCAATTGCTGACAAAAAGGAAGACACACAAGGGAAAATCCAGAACATTCGAATAAAATTTTTGCGCATTTTGCACAGGCTAGATCAGACTCCTTATAATGTTGTGGTTGACCAGGTTTTGTATCGGTTGGGGGTGGCAGAGCAGATTGGAGGACGCGATGGTTTTCCATTTGGTTATGACACAGCAAGTGAAATGGCAGAGCAGCAGGAGGCTGCTGGCCAAGAAGATTTGGACTTTACATGTACCATTCTGGTTTTAGGAAAAACAGGTGTAGGTAAGAGTGCTACAATTAATTCTATTTTTGATGAATTTAAAGCAGAAACAGATGCTTTCCAACCTGTTACAAAGGAGGTCAAAGAGATAGTTGGAACCATATATGGAATCAAAGTAAGGATAATTGATACTCCTGGTCTGATGTCTTCTTCTTCTGATTATCACAAAAATAAGGCAATCATGTCATCAGTTAAGAAGTTTTTAAGGAAGCATCCTCCAGATATTGTACTTTATTTGGATCGTCTAGATTTGCAAAATGATGACTATAGTGATTTTCTGCTACTCAAAATAATAACAGAGACTTTTGGAGCTGCCATCTGGTTCAATGCCATTTTAGTGCTTACTCATTCTTCTTCAGATCCACCAGATGGGACAGACAGAGCCCCTCTTAGCTATGAAATGTTTGTGGCTCATCGTTCTCATCCTTTACAACACTTAATACGACAAGCAGCTGGTGATATGAGGCTCACACTTCCTGTATCATTAGTGGAGAATTGTCTATCCTCTCACAGTAATGGGGTCAACGAGAGTATTATAACCAGTAAGGAAGTATGGAAGGCTCATTTGTTGCTATTATGTTTCGCATCCAAGGTTTTAGGTGAAGCAAATGCAATTTTGAAGCTGAAAGGCAGCATCCCAGGAAGGCAATATGATGTTAACTCGAGTGCCCCAAGTTTGCCTTATCTGCTGTCATCTCTTTTGCAATCACGATCACAACCACATATACCATATGAGCAAGGTGGTGATGAAGGTGAATTGTATGAGGGCTTGGAAGAATTATTTGACTCAGAAGGTGAGGATGAGTATGATAGACTTACTCCTTTTAAGCCATTGTCTAAGTCTGAGTTGAGTAACCTTAGCAAAGATCAAAGAAGGGCTTACTTTAGTGAGCTTGAGTATCGTGAAAAGTTATTCCAGAAACGACAGTGGAAAGAGGAGCTAAGAAGGCAAAAAGCTAAAAAAAGTGAACCACAATGTAACAAAGATGAACTGGGTGAAACAGATGAGGGAAGTACAAGAGGAGAAGTGGCTGTAGCTATGCCAGACATACCATTGCCACCATCCTTTCAATCTGATAATCCTACTTACAGGTACCGCTATCTTGATACGCCTGACCAGTGGCTTGTAAGGCCTGTTCTTAACCCGACTGGTTGGGATCATGATTGTGGGTATGACGGAGTCAATGCAGAAAAGATGTTTGTTATTGGAAAATTTAATACAGCATCTATTTCAGGTCAGATTCTCAAGGATAAGCTGGAGACCAATATTCAATTGGATTGTGTTGGTTCTCTGAAGCATGGAGATGGCAAAGTTACTTCAGCGGGGTTAGATGTTCAAACAGTAGGAAAGAACCAAACTTATACTTTGCATACAAAGACTAACTTCAGCTATTTTAAGGGAAATAAGATCTTAGGTGGTTTTGCTTTGGCACTTTTACAAGATACACTAGCAGCAGGCATGCAGCTTGAAGATAGAGTAATGATAGGAAAAAGGTGGAAATTTATTCTGAATGGCTGCACTATGATGGGGTGCGGAGATGTGGCATGTGGATTAAGCTTAGAAGGTACATTAAGAGATAAGGACTATCCAATTGGCCAGAGTATTACAAAAATGAGTTTATCTATAATAGACTGGCATGGAGATCTGGCTATTGGTGCCAATATGCAATCACAATTTTCTTTGGGACGGAATCTAATGATGCTTACACAAGCAAAATTGAACAGCAGTGGTTCTGGGCAAGTTTGTATACGTGCTAGCAGTTCTCAACACCTCCACATGGCCTTGATTGGTATGATTCCTCTTATAAAGTCAATAATGGCTGCTAAGCGGTCTGATTTCTCTTAG